GCTGCCGCCACGGTAACCGTGAACGGGCCTGCCCGGAGAGGGCGATTCGACTTACCTGCGCTCATAGACGGCGAGCACGCGTCCCGAGTCGGGGAGCGTGGCTCGCCGCACGATTCTCGACTTGGCACCGAGTGCGCGAAAGAAGGCCTGCTCGCTATAGTCGACGAGCCTGGCGGATTTGAAGCTCAGCAGTCTTGCGAGGAGAGGATCGCCCGGCGGTACGAACTCGACCACACCTCGGGGTGCCGCCTCGACGAATCCCGCAACAGCGTCTGCGAGGGGAACGTTGCGGCCCACGGATACATGATGGAGCACCGCGAACGCGATGAGAAAGTCAGGCTGGCATCGCGCCAGGAAGGCGCTGCGCTCCTTGCCGCGCCAGCCCTGGTTCGGCGTCGGGTTGCACCAGTCGATGCGCAGCGGCAGCAGCGGCAGCTGGTCTTTTCTTGCACGCGCGACGCATTGCTCGAGCGCGAGGTCATCCAGGTCGACGCCGACCACGAACTCGGCGCCGGCCGCGTGTGCCAGAGCGCCGTAATGCCCGTCGTTGCAGCCGACGTCGAGCACGACCGATGGCCTGAGTTCACCGACGGCTTCGCGCACGAGGCTTTCGCGGACCGCGTCGTCGTGGGCAAAGGCCGCGCGCCGAGCGCGGTAGTCGTGCCATCCGGGGGTGCGGCTTGCCGGCAGTTCCAGCTTTGCGATCCAGGCCGCCAGCCGCTTCATCAGTGCGATGACTGCCGACCTGGGAACGCGTGCCTGCCGCAGCTTCGAGACCGTTTCGCTGGAAGTGAGGCGTGCCGAGCGTGTGGCCCGCGCCGGCAGATGGACGTTGAGCAACGTATTGAGTGAAAGCCAGCTCCACGGGCCGAGCAGGCGCGACACTTCCTGCACGCCGATGCCTTCGAGATCGCCGCGATACCAGGGGTGGAACGGGATCCCGCGCCGCGCCGCCAGCAGCAGCGGATTGAGGAACTGCGTGCAGAACTGCGTGTGCGCGACCCAGGGTTCATCCGCGATATAGCGGTCGAACGAGAGGACGTCGATGAAGACCGGGCGGACCCCGTCGAACTGGACGTTGAAAGCGCTGGCATCGACCATCTTGAGCCCGTGCCGGATGGCGTCCATGTTGAGTTCCAGATGGAACAGGGCAGCTGCCTTCAGGAGCGAGAACGGCCACTCATACGGATAGCTGATGAACCTGACCTTCTCGTGCTCGAGGACGTGGCCCGTCCTTCCGTGGCACGCCGTCTCAACGGCCTGGGTCCTGACGATGCGCCCGCCGCGCTCAGCCACCTCCTGGAAGCCGCACGCGCGATAGGCGTCGAAGCGTTGGACGCCGTCCGCCGCGAGGCGACGAAAGACGCGTCCTGCGGACTCGAAGACGGTGCCCGCTGCGTCGCGAAATGACGCAGGGTGGGCGCGCGTATCGAGGTTAACGATCGTGTTCAGATGCATCCTCTTTCGCATCGCGGCGCAGAAAGCCGACAAGCTTCGACCAGTACATCCTGGCCACTGTCCCGGCGACGGCGATTGCGCCCAGAAGCGCCTGGATCAACATGCTTCCGGTGCTCAGGTCAACGTAGGCGAAAGCGGCCGGCGCGAACGCCATGCCGCCGATTGCCACTACCCACACCGCGACTCGGTGCGGTCCGTGTTGCGTCATGTCTGTCTCCTCGCGATCAGAGCGATTCGGTAAGATCCTGGATAGACGCACTCTGCGGGCAAGATCGGTGCCATGGGAATCGGTGTGCGGTTGAGCGCCTTCATGCCCAGGTCGGAACCAGCCTTCGGGACTCGGGTCGGACCCAGTACTCGCGTCCTTGCATCCGAAGATGTCCATGAAGAAGCTCCCCGCGCTGCTACTTGCTTCCGTGCTCCTCGCCGGCTGTGCGACCAATCCGGTGACGGGGCGCAGGCAATTCATCATGGTCTCCGAATCGGAGGCGATCGCCGCTTCCAAGCAGGCTTACGCCGCGGAACTCGCGCCGCTCGCGAAACAGGGGAAGGTCGACAACGATCCTGCGATGACCAGGCGTGTGCACGCCATCACCAGCAAGCTGATCGCACAGGCCATCAAGTACCGGCCGGAGACGGCCAAGTGGGAGTGGAGCGTCAAGGTCATCGACGACCCCCAGACCGTCAATGCGTTCTGCATGGCGGGGGGCAAGATGGCGATCTACAGCGGGCTCATCACCAAGCTGAACGTGACCGACGACGAGATCGCGAACGTCATGGGGCACGAGATCGGGCACGCGCTCTCCAACCACACTGCGGAAAAGATGTCGGTCGCCATGGCGAGCCAGCTCGGGGCGGCGCTGGCCGGTGTCGCTGCGGGTTCGCAGTACGGCGGGGCCGTGTCCTCCGGCGCGGCGGTTGCGGCGACCCTTGCCGTTCAGCTTCCCAACAGCCGCACCGCGGAGTCCGAGGCCGACCGCATCGGCATCGAGCTTGCCGCCAAGGCGGGGTACGACCCGAATGCTGCGGTCACCCTGTGGGAGAAAATGGCAAAGGCGGGCGGCGGCCGGCAGCCGGAATTCCTGAGCACGCATCCGGCCCCGGAAACGCGCATCCGCGACTTGCAGACGCTGGCGCCGCAGATGATGCCGTACTACCTCGACAAGTCGCCGCGGCCGGTCTACCCGCTGCGCTCCTGAGGCGAAGCATGTGGCGCCGTGCGCAAAGGACGCGCGCGGTTACAATGTCGCATGCCCAAGGTCTCGCCCTACCATGACGCAGCGCCTTACGTCACGAAGGACGGTTCGCTCATCCGCGAACTGATGCACCCGGCGCACCATGACAGTCGCGCGCAGAGTCTCGCCGAGGCGGTGGTGCCGGTGGGGCGCGAAACTGCCCTGCACCGGCATCGAACCAGCGAAGAGCTCTATCACGTGACCGGCGGTGAAGGTTTGATGACTTTGGGTTCCGAAACCTTTCAGCTTCGCCGCGGCGACACGATCTGCATCCCGCCAGGGACCGCCCACCGTGTACGCAACACCGGGTCAGAGCCGCTCGTCATCCTGTGCGCGTGTGCGCCTGCCTACTCGCACGAGGACACCGAGATCCTCGCAGGCGGTGCAAAGACGACCCTGCTTCTGATCCGCCACGGCGAGACGGCGTGGAACGCCGAAGAGCGCATGCAGGGGCACGAGGACGTTCCGCTGAACGAACGTGGACGCACTCAGGCCGAAGCGCTCGGTGCGCGCTTTGCCGGCGAGACGGTGCACGCGCTCTATTCCAGCGATCTCAAGCGTGCGGTGGAGACCGCGCGGAGCATCAGCGCGACGACCGGCCGCCCGGTGGTGCACGACGCCCGCCTGCGGGAGCGCCATCTCGGCGTGCTGCAGGGGGTGCTGCGGCACACCGCCTACCAGACAACGGGTGATGTTTACGCGGCCTATCGTGCGAGCGATCCGGACTACGTGATCCCCGAAGGGGAGAGCACTCGCCAGTTCATGGCGCGCGTGCTGGCCTGCATCGACGAACTGGTTCGCCGTCACGCGGGCGAAAGAATCGTCGTCGTCGCACACGGCGGGGTGCTCGACCAGCTCTACCGCCATGCCGTGGGTCTGCCGATGTCGGGCCCCCGCGCCCTCACCTTGCGCAATGCGAGCATCAACTGCATCGAGATTGAAGGAGATCGCTGGACACTCGGCGACTGGGGCGACGTCCGCCATCTCGAGCGCACCGTGGCGCTCGACGACTACTGAGCGCCGCCCGACATCAGGACGATGGTGAGACTGCGCACCCCTTGCGCGCCGTGGATCAGAATCCCTTCGATGTCGGCGGTGGCCGACGGTCCCGTCATCAGCACGGCGTAGCGCGCTTCGCGGAACCCCGGCTGCTCGTACGCATGATGCAGATTCGGGAGGATGACCGCCGGATCGAGCAGGATCACGAAGTGCTGCACCAGGTAGCCGATGGCGTTGACCTGCAGCTCCGTCTCGCTCAGGAAGACCGACCCCGTCTCGGCGACGCCGAAGCGCGCCCGGACCACCCCTACGTCGACGTCCTGCAGATCGGCAGGTGCGCTCAGGGTGGCGAGGTCGCGTGTGCCGCGCGCTTCGGGAGTCGCCGAGCAGATGATCCGGGCATCCGGAAAACGGTCCCGCACGAAGGCGTCGACGTCGGAGCCGCGCGGAAGCTCGGCGAGTTTGCCGCCCATGCGCGTGACGGCTTCCTTGAAGCGGTCGAGCATCGGTGGCAGGTTGGCGTCGAACAGGGGCACGTCCGGCAGCGGGCGCGCTGCCGGCTGATGGCGACGGATGACGCCCAGGATGTCGTCGCGGCTGCTCATGATGGCTGCCCCCGGTTCTTGATGTACCACTGACGGAAGGTCTGCTGCGGGGCGACGGGGACCTCGCGCTGCCGGCCCCAGGCGTTGAAGCGCGTATAAAGCATGAACCGCGGCAGGTACTCGCTTGCCGCGCTCGCGCCTTCGACTGCGGCGCGGTAGAGCTTCGGGCTCGCCAGCACCTTTCCCGCCGCCTGCATGGCCTGCTTCTTCACGAACGGTAGCTGCCCGCGCTCGGCGATCACCTGCCGCCACTTGTAGATCTGCTCGTGGATATTGATCTTGACCGGGCAGACGTTGCTGCAGCTTCCGTTCAGCGTCGAGGCAAAGGGCAGGTTGCTGTATTTGCGCAGGCTGAACGTCGGATCGATGATGACGCCGATCGGCCCCGAATATGTGGCACCGTAGCTCAAACCCCCGCTGCGGCGGTAGACCGGGCACGTATTCATGCAGGCGCCGCAGCGGATGCATTTGAGCGACGTCCAGAAGTCCGCCATGCCGAGCCGCTCGGAGCGCCCGTTGTCGACCAGCACGATGTGCATCTCGGTGCCGGGGCGGGGTGCGCGCATGTGCGAGGTGTACTGCGTGATCGGCGAACCCAGCGCGCTGCGCGAGAGCATGCGCACGAAGACGCCGAGATCGCGCACGCGCGGGATCAGCTTCTCGACGCCGACCGACGCAATGTAGAGAGGCGGGACGTTGACGCTCAGGTCGGCGTTGCCTTCGTTAGTACAGACGACAATGCTGCCGGTCTCGGCGACCGCGAAGTTGGCGCCGGTCATGCCGGCCTCGGCGCCGACGAAGTACGGCCGCGTGTTCTGGCGCTGGCTCTCGGCGAGGTAGTGCGGGTCGCTGTTGGTTGGATCGGTGCCGATGGTGCGACCGAACACCTGCGCCACATCCTGCCGCAGCTTGTGCACCGAGGGCACGACGATATGGCTAGGGGGCTCGTCGTCCAGTTGCTGGATGCGTTCGGCAAGATCGGTCTCGATCACGGTGACGCCGCGCTTCTCGAGGAACGGGCGCATGTCGCATTCCTCGGTGAGCATCGATTTCGCCTTCACGAGCGTCTTCGCGCCGCGGTTACGCAGAATGTCGAGCACGATCTCGTTGTGCTCGATGGCGTCCACCGCCCAGTGCACGCGCGCGCCGTTGGCGATGGCGTTGCGCTCGAACTCCTCCAGGTAATCGGCGAGATGGGTGAGCGTGTGCTCCTTGATGGCGGAAGCGAGCCGCCGCAGTTCCTCCCACTCGGGAATCGACTCGCTCTCCCGGTCGCGTTTCTTGCGCAGATCCCACAGCCTTCGATCGTGAAACGCGACGTGCTCGGTCGAGGCGATGAACTCGGAGGCCGCCTCCGCGTGGTCGATGCGCTTCTCTCTCATTCGCGTGCTCCGTTCAGGATCTGGGAGATGTGCATGAAGCGCAGGTCGAGCCCCAGGCGCTCGGCACAGCCCTTCTGGTGCATGAGGCACGATGAGTCCGCCGAGACGATGTACTCGGCGCCCGCCCGCTTGTGATCCGAGACCTTGTCGTGGCCCATGTTCGCCGAGACCGACTCTTCGAACAGCGAGAAGGTGCCGCCGAAGCCGCAGCACTCGTCGGGTCGGTCCGGGGTGACGAACTCGATCCCCTTGACCTTGGAGAGCAGGTCGAGCGGTTTCGAGAAGAATGGCTCGCTCACTTCCGTCGCCTTCGCATGGCGCAGCCCGCGCAGGGTGCCACAGCTGTTGTGCAACCCCACCTTGTGCGGGAACTCCGCCCAGGGAAAGGCTTCCACCTTGAGCACGTCGTGCAGGAACTCGACGAGTTCAAAGGCGTTTCGCCGCAGCTGTTTCACTTCCTCGGTCTGCTCCACCGCCGTGAAATGGTCGCGCACGTGGTGGATACAGCTGCCTGACGGCGCGACGATGTACTGGAAACCGGAGAAGTTGCGCACGAAAAGCGCCTCGGCGCCCGCCGCCTCTTCCTCGCAGCCGTTGTTGGCCATCGGTTGCCCGCAACAGGTCTGGTCGAGCGGATACACCACTTCACAGCCGAGCCGCTCGAGCAGTTCCAGCGTGGCGATGCCGACTTCCGGGAAAAAGGCGTCGATGAAACAGGGGACAAAGAGCGCAACTTTCAACTGATCCTCCTTCCTCTTGGTTCTTTTTGGTGGCACCGACTTGAGCGGTGCTCTCGACCGCACAATAGACCGAAGCTTCAGACATTTCCAGTCGATTTGCGTTCGCTCCCACGCAATCCCGCGCGGCTCGTGCGCATGCCATTTGCTGCAGCGCCGCCGGCGCGCACGCTACAATTCGCGCCGGCCGTTCCGCCCTCGGTCCCTTCTTCGACTCCCCACATCCATGCACATTCACATTCTCGGCATCTGCGGCACCTTCATGGGCGGCCTCGCCCTGCTGGCGCGCGCTGCAGGACACCGTGTAACCGGCTGTGACGCGGGCGTCTATCCGCCGATGAGCACACAGTTGGAAGAACAGGGCATCGAACTCGTCGAAGGCTTTGGTGCAGATCAGGTCGCGTTTGCACCCGATCTCTTCGTCATCGGCAACGTCGTCACGCGCGGCAATCCCCTGATGGAGGCGATCCTCGACCAGGGGCTGCGTTTCGTGTCCGGACCGCAATGGCTGGCGGAGAACGTCCTGCATGGGAAATGGGTCCTCGGCGTGGCGGGCACCCATGGCAAGACGACGACGGCGTCGATGCTCGCCTGGATTCTGGACTGCGCACAATTGCACCCCGGTTTCCTCATCGGCGGCATTCCGCAGAACTTCGGAATCTCGGCGCGGCCCGCTGTGGCCGATTCCCCGTTCTTCGTAATCGAGGCGGACGAATACGACACCGCCTTCTTCGACAAGCGCTCCAAGTTTCTGCACTACCGTCCGCGCACGGCGCTGCTCAACAATCTCGAGTTCGACCACGCCGACATCTTCGCCAACCTCGACGCCATCGAAACGCAGTTCCACCACCTGGTCCGTACCCTGCCCTCGAACGGGCTCGTGGTCAGCAACGGTCGCGATGCCAGCCTCGATCGCGTGCTTGCCCGCGGGTGCTGGACGCCGGTGGAACGCTTCGGCATCGACGAGGGCTGGCAGACGCGAGAGGTGGCCGACGGCGGCTTCGAGGTGCTGTTTCGCGGCGAGACGCAAGCCACCGTGGGCTGGGACGTGCCGGGCGAGCACAATCGGCTGAACGCGCTCGCGGCGCTCGCCGCCGCGCGCCATGCCGGTGTTCCGGTCGGGGTTGGTGCCGAAGCGCTCGCTTCTTTCCGGAATGCGAAGCGCCGGCTGGAAGTGCGCGGCGTGGCGGGCGGCGTCACCGTCTACGACGATTTCGCTCACCATCCGACCGCCATCCGCGCCACCATCGCCGCGCTGCAGGAGCGTGTCGGCAAGGCGCGCATTCTCGCCGTCCTCGAGCCCCGTTCGAACACGATGAAGATGGGGGTCTGGAAAGACAGCCTTGCTGCGAGCCTGTCGGATGCTGCCCACGTGTTCTGCTATACCGCGACCCTGGGTTGGGACGCGCCGGCCGCGCTCGCCCTGCTCGGGGCCAGGTGTTGCGCCACTGCCGACCTGGGCGAGTTGGTGGAATCGATCGCCCGCGAAGCCCGCACCGGGGACCACGTCCTCGTAATGAGCAACGGCGGCTTCGGCGGCATCCACGAAAAACTGTTGGCCCGGCTCGGCTAAATTTCCGGGACTTGAGTTCTTCGGATTCAATGGCTTGGGGAATTTCCCTGCGCGCTACATGGGGAATGGGGAACCTCGCACCCGCAAAGCGGTCCCTCTCCCTTTACCTCCCAAGCGGTGCGCAATTCGGCACCGCGCACAAGTCCTGAAACGTAGATTCGACTTTTCCCCTCCGGTGATTCCCGCGAGGCGGCCGGAACAGGTCCTTTGGGTTGCTGTGCTGAGTCGGGCGGTGTTGGACGTACGCCATGGCTCGCAAGAGGAGGCCCTGGGCGTGCTCGGCTGGATGGAGCGTGATCGCGACGAGTTCGAGCAGGTGATCTCACTGGCCGGGCTCGAGGCGGGGCACGCCGAGCGTTTCGAACGCGCCATGCGTTCTGCGGTGGAAGCCCGCTTCGGGCGCGCACCCGGTCTTCCCCAAGGCGCTTGCTCGCTCGATAGCTCCGGCGCGCTGGCCTGAGTTTGCGGGTAGGATCGAGCGGTCGGATTGTGCGACCGGGGCGCGTCTCGTCTCCCGATAACGCCGATACGGCTGCGTCCTTCGATCTTGCAAGGTCGCTCGCGAGACGGGTGGCTGGTACGCTCCTGCTCTTGCAATTTCGCCGTCTCACTTCCAAAAGAGGCATAACCCATTGATTCCGCGTACTGTCCGCCGTTGGCTGATCTTGATCGCAGTTATTTTCGGCGTGGGCCTGCTTGCCACGGCCTTTCTCGCCGGAGGCGTCGCGGAGGAGCGCGCTTACTGGCCCTTCGGCGGGCGTTACGCATTCGTGGAAAGGCTCTCCGAGCGCGCCGGGCGCATGGAACGAAAGCTCGATGCGTACGTGAAAACGGTCATCCTCACGGGTTATCACGAGGTGGTCGTCGAGAGCTACCCGCTGCCGTTCGGTGATTCCCACGCACCCGGGCCGTTCCTGGCCCTCTCGAACACCGAATTCCTGGTTGCGACGCGCCTGGGCGAGCTTCATCACGTCGCGATCGACGGTCAGACGGTAAAGGCAACGCTGGTGGGCTCGCTCGGCGTCGCCGAAAACATCCAGGCGCCGGCGGGTGTGAAGGATCTCCTGCTGGTCGCACCGGGCAAGCTGCTGATTTCCATGAGCACCCACGACGCGGCGAAGGATTGCTACGCGCTGGGACTTTTCGAGTTTGCCTACGACCTCCAGCAGCGAAGCGTCACGAAGACACGCAAGCTGTTCGAGAGTCAGCCCTGCTTTCCGATGCCGCTTGCCCTCGAGGAGATCGGTGGGCGCATCGTGCACTACACCGACGACACCGTGCTGTTCACCGTGGGCAGCCTGCTTCCCACCACGCTGGAGGGGGACTACGGCCGCATCCAGCAGATCCGCCTGAGCGATGCAACCGCCACCGTTTTTGCCACCGGTACCCGCAACCAGCAGGGGCTGTTCTTCGACCAGGAGTCCGATCTCGTATTCGAGACGGAACACGGCCCGCGCGGCGGCGACGAGATCAACGTTCTGGTGCGGGGGCACGATTACGGATGGCCGCACGTGACATACGGCACCAACTATTCGGTGATCGACGATGCGAGTGTGGACGAGACCTGCGTGACCAATTGCGGCACCCACGAAGGCTACGATCTTCCTCTCTTCGCCTTCGTGCCGAGCATCGGCATCGGCAATCTCCTGCGCTATCCTTCCGGCGGGGAGGAGTTTCAGCGCTGGCGTGGGGACCTCCTGGTGGCCTCACTGCGGGCGCAGACGCTCTATCGGCTGGAATACGACGAGAATCGGATCATCTACGTGGAACCTATTCCGCTGGGCGAAAGACTGCGAGATATCGCACTGCTGCCCAACGGGGCGGTCGCTCTCAAGACCGACACGCAGAAGCTCCTCATCCTGACGCGCGCGAAGGCGGGCGCAAACGGCTAGGAGAATCTGCCGAGCACGTTGAGCCGCGCGCTGTCGAGCACGAGACATGATCCTGTACATCCACGGTTTCCTCAGTTCACCGCAGTCCTTCAAGGCGCGGCTCATCGCGGCACGGCTGGAGCAACTCGGCCTCGCGCACGCGTTCGGGTGCCCCAGTCTGCGCGGCGAGCCCGAGGAGATCGTTGCGATCATCGAGCGCGCCGTGCAGGCATCGCCCGACGAGCCGGCGCTGGTCGGAAGCTCGCTGGGCGGTTTCTACGCTACCCACGTTGCCGAGCGCTTCGGGCTCAGGACCGTGCTTCTGAATCCGGCCGTTCGGCCTTACGAACTCCTGCATGACTTTCTGGGCGTCCAGCGCAATCTCTACACCGGCGAGGAAATCATTGTCGCGCCGCGGCATCTCGAGGTGCTGCGCGCGCTCGATGTGGAACCGCTCGCCGATCCCTCGCGCTATTTCCTGATCGTGACCACCGGGGACGAAGTGCTCGACTACCGCCAGGCGGTGGAGAAGTATCGCGGCGCCCGGCAACGGGTGATCGAGGGTGGCGATCACAGTCTCGACAGTCTGCCGGCCCACCTCGACGACGTGCTGCGGTTCTGCGGGGTCGCCGTTCCTCCCGCCTGACGGGTATAATCCGCGCCTCCCGACGGGCCGGTGCCGACACCCGGCTCCGCTTCGCTTTTTCCCGCTAGCACCATGCACGTTTTCTACGAAGACGAAGGCAGTTTTCGCGTCGGTACCATCCTTGCCGACAACAACACCTCGCTGCAGGTGGAGACCGCCTCCGGCAAACGCGCCAAGGTGAAGGCGGCGAACGTCCTGTTCCGGTTCAGCGAACCGGGGACGCACGGTTTCATGGATCGGGCGCACGAGCTCGCCGCCGAGATGGACGCGGAATTCCTGTGGCAGTGCTGCGGCCCCGACGAGTTTTCCTTCGAGATCCTGGGCCGCGAATACTTCGGCCGCGAACCGTCTCCCGTCGAGTCGGCGGCGCTGCTCGTGCGCCTTCACGATTCCCCGATCTACTTCTACAAGAAAGGACGGGGGCACTACAAGGCGGCGCCGGAGGACGCGCTGCGGGCTGCGCTGGCGAGCGTGGAGCGCAAGCGTCAGCAGGCGCTGCTGCAGGCGCAATACGCCGAACAGCTGGGGCGTTTCGAGCTGCCGCCGGCGCTCGTGCAGGCGTTGCCGATGCTGCTTTACCGGCCGGATCGCAACACGATCGAGGTCAAGGCGCTGGAGGCGGCTAGTACGGCGACGAAACAGGCGCCGCTGCGGCTCCTGGAGAAGTGCGGAGCGATTCCCTCGACCCGCGACTACCATGTGAACCGCTTCCTCTATCAGCATTTTCCCCAGGGCCGGGACCATCCGCTGCCTGAAGACCTGGCTGCGCACGACGCGTTGCCAGTGGCCGAAGTCCGCGCGTTCAGCATCGATGACGTGACGACGACCGAGATCGACGACGCCTTCTCGGTGACGCGGCTGGCGGAGGGCTGGCAGATCGGCGTGCACATCGCGGCGCCGGCACTGGGCGTGGCCCCGGGTTCGCCGGTCGACGAGGTTGCCGCGAAGCGCCTGTCCACCGTCTACATGCCGGGCGACAAGATCACCATGCTGCCGGAGGCGGTGATCGACGCGTACACCCTGGCCGAGGGTCGCACCGCACCGGCACTGTCGCTCTATCTGCAGCTGCGCAGTGATCTCACGCTGCTCGGCACTTCGACGCGCCTCGAACGCGTTCCGATTGCCGCCAACCTGCGCCTCGACGCGCTGGATCGGACCTTTACCGAAGAAGCGCTGCAAGCCGGCGAGATCGCCCACAGCCACGCGCGCGAGATCCGTCTGCTGTGGGAGTTCGCCTGCGTGCTGGAGGCTGCGCGCGGCCGCCCCGAGCAGCCCCGGCCGTTGCCGATGGACTACAGCTTCTACGTCGAAGACGATCGGGTGCGCATCGCTGAGCGCAGACGCGGTGCCCCGATCGACAAGCTCGTGGCGGAGCTCATGATCTTCGTCAACACCGAGTGGGGACGTACGCTGGCCGAGCACGGGGCTCCCGGCATCTATCGCGCCCAGTCGGGCGGGCGCGTCAAGCTCACGACGGCGCCGGCGCCCCACGATGCGCTCGGCGTCGACCAGTACCTGTGGGCGAGCTCTCCACTGCGGCGGTACGTGGACCTGATCAACCAGCGGCAGCTTCTCGCTGTCCTGCAGGGCGCGCCACCGCCCTACGGCAAGGGCTCGGAAGCGATGCTTGCGGTGTTGCGCGATTTCGAGCTCGCCAACGACACCTACTACGATTTTCAGCGGTCGATGGAGCGGTACTGGTGCCTGCGTTGGCTGCTGCAGGAGAAGGTGACCCGCTGCGAAGCGACGGTGGCGAGGGAGAACCTGGTCAAGCTCGATCCGCTGCCGCTCCTGATCAAGGTTCCGTCGCTGCCGGACCTGCCGCCGATGACGCGCGTGGAAGTGGAGATCGGCGAGATCGACCTGCTCGATCTCACCGTCTCGGCCCAGTTCCGCGCGCGCCTCGATCAGGCGGCTGCATGAGTCACCCGGCGAGGGGCCACGCGCTCAGCGCGGGGATCGACGGCAAGACGAGTGCAGCCCTCCGCCGACGGTGGAGTGCGTGCGACAGGCCGGGCGGTTCGGAGGCGGCTGCATGAGTCACCCGGTGAGGGCCACGCGTTCAGCGCTGGGATCGACGGCAAGACGCGTGCAGCCCTCCGCCGACGCTGGAGTGCGTGCGACAAGCTGGGTGGTACGGAGGCGGCTGCATGAGTGACCCGGCGAGGGGCCACGCGGAGGCGGCGGCGTGACCCGGGCGATGCGCGCGATGATTTGGGCACAGGGCTTGCTCACCGGGGCGCCTGACTCGCTACAATGGCGAGAGGCGCTTTCCCCAGCCCTTCACTCCAATAACACCGTGTCGCGCCGAAGATACCGGCAGACTGCTTCGCTCAACCGGACCGCATCGCCCGCCGTCTCGTACGCACTGGGCGCCGCCGCCGAGCACCGCTCCGCCGCCTCGCTGCTGGCGGA
This is a stretch of genomic DNA from Betaproteobacteria bacterium. It encodes these proteins:
- the mpl gene encoding UDP-N-acetylmuramate:L-alanyl-gamma-D-glutamyl-meso-diaminopimelate ligase, giving the protein MHIHILGICGTFMGGLALLARAAGHRVTGCDAGVYPPMSTQLEEQGIELVEGFGADQVAFAPDLFVIGNVVTRGNPLMEAILDQGLRFVSGPQWLAENVLHGKWVLGVAGTHGKTTTASMLAWILDCAQLHPGFLIGGIPQNFGISARPAVADSPFFVIEADEYDTAFFDKRSKFLHYRPRTALLNNLEFDHADIFANLDAIETQFHHLVRTLPSNGLVVSNGRDASLDRVLARGCWTPVERFGIDEGWQTREVADGGFEVLFRGETQATVGWDVPGEHNRLNALAALAAARHAGVPVGVGAEALASFRNAKRRLEVRGVAGGVTVYDDFAHHPTAIRATIAALQERVGKARILAVLEPRSNTMKMGVWKDSLAASLSDAAHVFCYTATLGWDAPAALALLGARCCATADLGELVESIAREARTGDHVLVMSNGGFGGIHEKLLARLG
- a CDS encoding (Fe-S)-binding protein gives rise to the protein MKVALFVPCFIDAFFPEVGIATLELLERLGCEVVYPLDQTCCGQPMANNGCEEEAAGAEALFVRNFSGFQYIVAPSGSCIHHVRDHFTAVEQTEEVKQLRRNAFELVEFLHDVLKVEAFPWAEFPHKVGLHNSCGTLRGLRHAKATEVSEPFFSKPLDLLSKVKGIEFVTPDRPDECCGFGGTFSLFEESVSANMGHDKVSDHKRAGAEYIVSADSSCLMHQKGCAERLGLDLRFMHISQILNGARE
- a CDS encoding LUD domain-containing protein encodes the protein MSSRDDILGVIRRHQPAARPLPDVPLFDANLPPMLDRFKEAVTRMGGKLAELPRGSDVDAFVRDRFPDARIICSATPEARGTRDLATLSAPADLQDVDVGVVRARFGVAETGSVFLSETELQVNAIGYLVQHFVILLDPAVILPNLHHAYEQPGFREARYAVLMTGPSATADIEGILIHGAQGVRSLTIVLMSGGAQ
- a CDS encoding M48 family metallopeptidase encodes the protein MSMKKLPALLLASVLLAGCATNPVTGRRQFIMVSESEAIAASKQAYAAELAPLAKQGKVDNDPAMTRRVHAITSKLIAQAIKYRPETAKWEWSVKVIDDPQTVNAFCMAGGKMAIYSGLITKLNVTDDEIANVMGHEIGHALSNHTAEKMSVAMASQLGAALAGVAAGSQYGGAVSSGAAVAATLAVQLPNSRTAESEADRIGIELAAKAGYDPNAAVTLWEKMAKAGGGRQPEFLSTHPAPETRIRDLQTLAPQMMPYYLDKSPRPVYPLRS
- a CDS encoding histidine phosphatase family protein; protein product: MPKVSPYHDAAPYVTKDGSLIRELMHPAHHDSRAQSLAEAVVPVGRETALHRHRTSEELYHVTGGEGLMTLGSETFQLRRGDTICIPPGTAHRVRNTGSEPLVILCACAPAYSHEDTEILAGGAKTTLLLIRHGETAWNAEERMQGHEDVPLNERGRTQAEALGARFAGETVHALYSSDLKRAVETARSISATTGRPVVHDARLRERHLGVLQGVLRHTAYQTTGDVYAAYRASDPDYVIPEGESTRQFMARVLACIDELVRRHAGERIVVVAHGGVLDQLYRHAVGLPMSGPRALTLRNASINCIEIEGDRWTLGDWGDVRHLERTVALDDY
- a CDS encoding lactate utilization protein; its protein translation is MREKRIDHAEAASEFIASTEHVAFHDRRLWDLRKKRDRESESIPEWEELRRLASAIKEHTLTHLADYLEEFERNAIANGARVHWAVDAIEHNEIVLDILRNRGAKTLVKAKSMLTEECDMRPFLEKRGVTVIETDLAERIQQLDDEPPSHIVVPSVHKLRQDVAQVFGRTIGTDPTNSDPHYLAESQRQNTRPYFVGAEAGMTGANFAVAETGSIVVCTNEGNADLSVNVPPLYIASVGVEKLIPRVRDLGVFVRMLSRSALGSPITQYTSHMRAPRPGTEMHIVLVDNGRSERLGMADFWTSLKCIRCGACMNTCPVYRRSGGLSYGATYSGPIGVIIDPTFSLRKYSNLPFASTLNGSCSNVCPVKINIHEQIYKWRQVIAERGQLPFVKKQAMQAAGKVLASPKLYRAAVEGASAASEYLPRFMLYTRFNAWGRQREVPVAPQQTFRQWYIKNRGQPS
- a CDS encoding class I SAM-dependent methyltransferase translates to MHLNTIVNLDTRAHPASFRDAAGTVFESAGRVFRRLAADGVQRFDAYRACGFQEVAERGGRIVRTQAVETACHGRTGHVLEHEKVRFISYPYEWPFSLLKAAALFHLELNMDAIRHGLKMVDASAFNVQFDGVRPVFIDVLSFDRYIADEPWVAHTQFCTQFLNPLLLAARRGIPFHPWYRGDLEGIGVQEVSRLLGPWSWLSLNTLLNVHLPARATRSARLTSSETVSKLRQARVPRSAVIALMKRLAAWIAKLELPASRTPGWHDYRARRAAFAHDDAVRESLVREAVGELRPSVVLDVGCNDGHYGALAHAAGAEFVVGVDLDDLALEQCVARARKDQLPLLPLRIDWCNPTPNQGWRGKERSAFLARCQPDFLIAFAVLHHVSVGRNVPLADAVAGFVEAAPRGVVEFVPPGDPLLARLLSFKSARLVDYSEQAFFRALGAKSRIVRRATLPDSGRVLAVYERR